Sequence from the Montipora foliosa isolate CH-2021 chromosome 12, ASM3666993v2, whole genome shotgun sequence genome:
AATGTAGATTACACGGGTATGGGTTATGATACTTGATAGTAATGGATGTGACACATTGCACTGCTTTGATTGATTGCAggaattaaaagaaaactattgATTGTTTATGATAGTTGCAGTTGATGTATTTACGTACCTGCAATTTAACTTACCATAGTTAACTATGAAGGGCAAGTATAACTTGTTAGTGGTGATGTTGTACTGGTGTTACGACAGCCCTTTTTTGCGTCGTATTAGCTGCACTGTACCAGCGCTTTGTTGTATTTGTGTCCCTCAGACACAAACTTTCCTTAATATACAATGTAGTCAGTGGCTTTGCTCAATAACATATCTTTTCCTTAGCAATGGTCAGCAGTCATCTTATCCATCTCTCCATAGGTACAATGTACTTCATGTATCGCTTACTATAGtgtattaaaattaattgtattaTACCCAcgcatatccatgtatatcacTGTGTACCCCTAAATACCTTGGTATACCCCAAACTACCCACGTATGCTCATGTACACCCATTTATACCCATGCGTAACCATATATACACTTGTAATAAAGGGGTATACAATGTACATGGGTATAAAGGGGTATGCATGGATATTACGGGTGTGTAAATACCTTATAATATAATTTTAATGCATTATAATAAGGTATACGTAAAGTACTTACCCATCTCCTTCAACCTTTTACAAGTACATCTTCCACCAAATCTGGAGATCACTAGCCTAAGAGTCACTAAACTTCTGTACAAAAGAAGTTCATTTAATCGGGTGGTTGAAAGTCAAACTTGAATACAAAACAGCACAACAAACAGGAAGCAAAATagggtaaaatttaagaatccgatcccaccaacgcgtcggccaacgcgtcggccaacgcgtcggccgactgtcggccgactgtcggtcgactgtcggctGACTGTCGGCCGACCGAATAAAGCTCTTAAAGCTAATGAGGATCTTATTTGACCTTACACACTGTGTCTGGCCTTCtttgactgattgactgatgGCTGCAGTCATCTGCACTCTCGATTCTTATGTTATCTTTCGGTTTAGAACTGAAAAAACTTTGAAGAATCACTTGTAACAAAAGGGCAAATCTGTCTTTGAACCCCTGGAAATATTTTGCAACTCGTGACCATCATTTTCCAACATAAAGATCATTGGAGGAAAGAGGCTTTGAGACAATACCCAGAAGAATCATGCTTAATTTATTATGGTGGAACAGGTCATTTAGCAAACCTCTGGTTATTGTGTTTGTTATTATTCCAATTAATTTTCAGCTTGTTTTTGAGTTTTTACCATTTACATGTAATCCAAATTGCTCTGTCTTGAACTCGCTGTAAGTAATTGTTGTAGGCTTTGTAAGATTTACTCAACCTTCATCAGTTTGAATGGCAGTGAGTTGTTACATGTAGTTGTCACACAAGTTAAGTGCAATTGATCATGTGACAGAAGTATCGCCTCAGATGTTTGGAAGTTCCAACCCCTCATCCCTTTTTATGGATAGGTGTTCATTTTTGGCTCTGTGATCTTCCTTTTGGTAGTATTATCATAATATAACCTTCACATTGCTTTGATTCAGAGCAATATCATATACATGGTAGATGAATTTCTGGACTGGTGCTCTTTCATCCTAAGCTCGTACTTGAGGCCTTAGCTGTTTCCCCCCACACAATCGTGATCTCAGGCCTCACATTTAACAAAGTAGATGACACATTGCTGTAACAGAGTTTAGTCTGGGTCATATCATTGACCCCCAAGATAGActttactctgtgtaacgccaggagattttacttgtcagtgggaGGCATCCTTGGGGGTTTGAGGTGTTAATAGGGTAATATGGGAAAGTTGGTGCCTGAGAGTGTTGGACAGCTTTTGGTAAAGATTGactatacactgtacatgtgccatcatcatcatcgtcctTTTTACAAGAATTAGAAGACtttcactttatttcaaaaacttgcaaccttgttttttttcccattgCTTGATTGCAGGCTGCAGACCTCACAAAGCCTTTAGATAAACGAATGTACAAGGGAACCATCCCCACATGCCATGATTTTAACCTGTTGACACGGTCATCTGAAAGCTTGGAACTTTTAATTGGATTCTCAGCTGGTCAAGTCCAGTTGCTTGATCCTGTGAAACACGAAGTGAACAAGCTGTTTAACGAAGAGGTACTGTAGTTTTGTAATCTATCCTTTGGACTTTTGCAAAAGATTGAAGTAGCTTTTAGTTGCAAAATTGGGCACATTGAGGATTTACGTAAAAAGAATAAAACCATATTATGACCACCTTTGAAGTGAGGTGAACTTTACTACAGGAAAACTTCTGCTAATTAGTGTGATTAAtaatattgaaataaaatgtatatttgaagttgGTGTTATAGATGGATCTTCTGTCAATAACCTATACTtgaatatacatttctttcattcatcagtcctttcacgggaacacaggaacccaacaaattgacctgctcccaacggAGCGACTTCagagctcagttggtaaagcattgcaccggcaccgcagaggtcatgggttcaaatcacGTCGAAGCTGTCTGGAGTTTTCACTCCAGGTGTCTATACGAGACAATTTCTTAAAATGTCCAGATAAATGCATAATAACAACTATCTTTAGGGTAATAATGTTGTTGTTAAGTAAGTTCCAAAGTCAATAATTACTTACAACGATATATGTTTTTCCTTCACTGTTGTATCATTTTCTCATAAAAGATCAGGAGACTAAGCAAACAGAGACACTTCCAATTTGTTGCTTTGGAAGAATTTTTGTTTGTAGTGACAGggataataattttttttcgtaCGTTGGTTTTACATGTCATTGAGCAATTATACCCCAGTTCCAGGAGGTGACTAGCTTTTTGCACAGTTACCTATAATAAATTCACTatgcatatacatgtaatgcTTAAATACCATATCAGCATAGTacattattgtattttaatttttgaatttttgttaCTCTTCCAGAGACTTGTGGACAAGACTAAAGTCATGTGCCTCAAGTGGATTCCAGGATCTGAAAATCTGTTTCTGGTTGCTCATGAAAGTGGAAACATGTTTGTTTATAACAAAGAACATCCGGCAGGAATTGGACCTCCTCAGTATGCATTAATGAAACAAGGACCCGGCTACTCAATTCATAGTGGGAAATCAAAGACAACTCGAAACCCTGTTTGTAAATGGACCATTGGCGAAGGCTCTGTAAACGAGTTTGCTTTCTCTCCAGACTGTAAGCATATTGCTACGGCAAATCAAGATGGCTTTCTACGTATATTTGACTTTGATATGCAAACATTATGTGGTGTCATGAAAAGTTATTTTGGGGGCTTGAAATGTGTTTGTTGGAGCCCAGATGGTAAGTATATTGTAACTGGTGGTGAGGACGACCTTGTTACTGTTTGGTCTTTCCTTGAGAGGAGAGTAATTGCACGTGGCATTGGGCATCATTCGTGGGTTCAAGTTGTTGCTTTTGATCCTTACACCACTAATATTAGTGGCAGAGGCCGTGTTGACGACAGCGATGAGGAAGAGATTGAACAAAACGGTATTGCACCTTCACAACGCGCTAGTTCTGTTACACCAGAGGACAAAAATGTAACGTCTTACAGATTTGGATCTGTAGGGCAGGACACACACTTCATGCTTTGGGACTTGGGAGAAGATGTGCTCAGACCTCAGAGACCCCGTGGCAGGAGTGTGCGAGCAACAATCACTCTTTCAAACTCGCACATAACTTCAGGTCATGCCctttcaaatggaccaatcacaCTGGAAACAAATCACAGCGGAGGTGGTAATGCTGTGGCACCTTGTCCCCTGGGATCATTCGATGCACCAAAGAATTTAACACAAGTACATTCATTAACAAAATCCATGGAAACGTTAGTTAATACAGGGAATGTTACTCCAGGAACAGTTTTGTGTCCCCGAATGGAGGATGTGTGTATTCTAGAACCCTTAGTTGCCAAAAAAGTGGCAAATGAGAGATTAACAGCATTAGCATTCCGAGAAGACTGCATTGTCATGGCTTGTCATGAAGGTTTCATCCGTACTTGGGCTCGACCAGGTAAAGTGGTAAGTGTGGCAAAGAGAGAAAGGTATTACAGGGGTactaaaaaaaatgcaaaaatgcaaAATCTTTGCCAAGAATGCAACAAAACCTCTGTACAATTTAATGGGACTAATAGAAAATTGATTTAGAAATGGAAATAATTATTCAACATGACTGTATGAGATACATGTACTGACTTGTCAGAGTGGCAGTGAATTAAAaaatacagtaccgctcagaattaACCTAACATGGAACGCGTTCGCGAAAGCGATCAGAACGAAACTTGAACGAGAAATGAAACAGCAACAGAACGGATATGGAACGTGGGCAGAACCGATATGGAACAAACAAGTTCTCTTTAACCTGTTCTCTAGAACACGTTCTCATCTGCAGGAACGCGTTCTAAAGAACGTCCCTGCTTAGTGAGATTCACGTGTACTTTGTGAAGTCCACATTTGTTAGCATTAGGCGCGTGTCGCTTGACACCCGGCCTGGTTAAAAAAGGGATTGGTGTTCAAGGCCGCTAAATTAAGCGCTTGATTTTAAGACTACAGTTGGGAAACTGTAATAATCTGAAAACGGAGATGGGAAGTACATTTCATGTGCATTTAGCTGGTAAagagaaagcttcaaaatatctctctgttttcaattaagaacaaaacaaaaaaccctgcACTTCAAATCAGCAAGAAAAACAGTTGCAGTGAACGGGATTGAGATGTTAGTgtgaatattttctttttctcaatatGGCCAAAGAGGCTTGAAAATTTACGTACACATTAGTTGGATAATACCGTTCATCCACAGACAATGAGTACTTTTAGATTTGTAGAACCAGAACTAGCGTTACGCGACtagtttttgcactaaatttttaaccatcacgccaaaaataaatttatcgTTTGATCTGTGGTTTGGTTCGTTCGGTTTGAATCATTTGTAAAACACTGGGTTTCCTTCACTTTAATCGTTCCTTTAAGATATTTCTTTTGTACATAACCGAAAATACACGTTAAAATTCCACTAGCCGTGAAATGCgtgcaaacaaaacaactgGCTCGTTCTTCTTCACTAAACAAgtttggttgcctagcacgtgacaaTGTTTACTCAATACGTGACTAATTCTCTCACGCAAAGTACAAACTTTAAACCCTCGAAACCTTTTAAAGAACACTTTAAACCTTTCTTTTTTACCACTCTTTCAAACAATAGCTGCCGCGAAGCAAACGAACGATAGAAAGGTTAAAGCGATACAAACGATAGAAACGAAATTAAAAGTGCGATGTTTCGGATCAAAATGTAACACGTCCAACGAAA
This genomic interval carries:
- the LOC137980320 gene encoding WD repeat-containing protein 20-like isoform X1 translates to MRTEKIHESRLSSQYVCVLNIEMASGRGHTSQEIKQHFATKEGCYRLLDLSVYSRPNKVPYNVQQCHPVRVSFVTVKDQGGCNDRIAFNVGRELYFYIYKGVRKAADLTKPLDKRMYKGTIPTCHDFNLLTRSSESLELLIGFSAGQVQLLDPVKHEVNKLFNEERLVDKTKVMCLKWIPGSENLFLVAHESGNMFVYNKEHPAGIGPPQYALMKQGPGYSIHSGKSKTTRNPVCKWTIGEGSVNEFAFSPDCKHIATANQDGFLRIFDFDMQTLCGVMKSYFGGLKCVCWSPDGKYIVTGGEDDLVTVWSFLERRVIARGIGHHSWVQVVAFDPYTTNISGRGRVDDSDEEEIEQNGIAPSQRASSVTPEDKNVTSYRFGSVGQDTHFMLWDLGEDVLRPQRPRGRSVRATITLSNSHITSGHALSNGPITLETNHSGGGNAVAPCPLGSFDAPKNLTQVHSLTKSMETLVNTGNVTPGTVLCPRMEDVCILEPLVAKKVANERLTALAFREDCIVMACHEGFIRTWARPGCAPNRDSSLSDDDDVDEEQNSDDLRMSSPSYDS
- the LOC137980320 gene encoding WD repeat-containing protein 20-like isoform X2; amino-acid sequence: MRTEKIHESRLSSQYVCVLNIEMASGRGHTSQEIKQHFATKEGCYRLLDLSVYSRPNKVPYNVQQCHPVRVSFVTVKDQGGCNDRIAFNVGRELYFYIYKGVRKAADLTKPLDKRMYKGTIPTCHDFNLLTRSSESLELLIGFSAGQVQLLDPVKHEVNKLFNEERLVDKTKVMCLKWIPGSENLFLVAHESGNMFVYNKEHPAGIGPPQYALMKQGPGYSIHSGKSKTTRNPVCKWTIGEGSVNEFAFSPDCKHIATANQDGFLRIFDFDMQTLCGVMKSYFGGLKCVCWSPDGKYIVTGGEDDLVTVWSFLERRVIARGIGHHSWVQVVAFDPYTTNISGRGRVDDSDEEEIEQNGIAPSQRASSVTPEDKNVTSYRFGSVGQDTHFMLWDLGEDVLRPQRPRGRSVRATITLSNSHITSGHALSNGPITLETNHSGGGNAVAPCPLGSFDAPKNLTQVHSLTKSMETLVNTGNVTPGTVLCPRMEDVCILEPLVAKKVANERLTALAFREDCIVMACHEGFIRTWARPGKVGVHPTGTVV